The sequence CACAAATGGCAGGGCAAATTCAGCACCTGGTTCATGCACATGGTGAACACCGTCATCTCGCCCCTGCTCATGCTGACCATCCGCCTGCGCTACCTGACCGTGGCCTTGGCCGTGGCCGTCCTTGTCGCCACGATGGGATACGTGGCCAGCGGGCGCATGGGCATCGTCATGTTCCCCAAGGTCGAGTCGGATTACGCCTATGTCGAACTGGCCATGCCCTTCGGATCGCCGGTGGCAAGGACGGAGGCGGCCATCGAGCGCATGGTCCGCATCGCAGGCGACCTGGCCCGTGAAAACGGCGGAGCGGAACTGGTCGAAGGCATCTTTTCCCAGGTCGGCACGAGTTCCGGCGGGCACCAGGGTTCGGTGCGCGTCTTTCTGACCCCGCCCGAACAACGCACCCTGTCCACCACGGAATTCACCAACCAGTGGCGAGAGCGCGTCGGCGACATCGCCGGAGCCGAGTACCTCAAATTCGAATCGGATCGCGGCGGGCCGGGGTCGGGTGCGGCTCTGACCATCGAACTTTCGCACCGTTCAACACAGGTTCTGGAAAAAGCGGGAGAGGATCTGGCCAAGGAGCTTGGCGCCTATGCCCAGGTTTCGGATATTGACGACGGATTCTCCGCCGGAAAGACCCAGCTCGATTTCCGCATCCGTCCGGAAGGCCGCAGCCTGGGCCTGACATCCCAGGACGTGGCCCGCCAGATCCGCGCAGCCTTCTTCGGAGCGGAAGCCCTGCGCCAGCAGCGCGGCCGCAACGAAATAAAGGTCATGGTCCGCCTGCCCGAGGGCGAACGCATCTCCCTGCAGAATATCGAGGATTTCCTGGTGCGCACTCCGGCCGGAAAAAGCGTGCTGCTGCGGGAGGTGGCGGACGTCAGCAAAGGACATTCCTACACCAGCATCGAGCGGCGCAATGGCCGTCGCATCATCTCCGTGACCGCCGACGTGACGCCTCCGTCCGAAGCCGCCGCGATCATAAATTCCGTCAGGGACGGTTTTCTGCCTCGGCTGCAGGACCGCTATCAGGGCCTGGAGTTCAGCTTCGAAGGCAAACAGGCCGACATAAAAGAGGGGGTCGGGGCACTCTTGCTGGGACTTGGCATGGGCAGCCTGTGCATCTTCGCCCTGCTGGCCATCCCCCTGCGCAGCTACGCGCAGCCACTGATCATCATGACCAGCATCCCGTTCGGCGTGGTCGGCGCTATTTTCGGGCATCTGCTCATGGGCTACAGCCTGAGCCTGGTGTCGCTTTTCGGCATCGTGGCCCTGTCCGGGGTGGTGGTCAACGCCTCACTGGTGCTCATCGACTGTGCCAACGGCAAGCGCCGTCTGGGGCACTCGGCCCTGTCCTCCATCCACCAGGCCAGCCTGCAGCGCTTCCGCCCCATCCTGCTGACCACGGTGACGACCTTTGGCGGACTGGCGCCCATGATCTGGGAAACGTCCCGGCAGGCCCGGTTTCTCATCCCCATGGCGCTGTCGCTGGGGTTCGGCATCGTGTTTTCGACCTTCATCACCTTGGGGATCGTGCCGTCCCTGTACATGATTCTGGAAGACCTGAAGCGCTTCGGGCGCTCCCTGGTCAAATAAGGAGGAGTTGTGGAGCTTGGAGTACTGCTTGTGCTGGCCGCCGCGGCCGGAGCGCTGGGCTGGTTCTGGCTGGACGGGGTGGGCAGCGGCGAACGCCTGATGAAAGGCCGCCCCTGAGGCGTGCCGCACCCTCTTCCGGCGGAAGAGGAAAAAGAGAACGAAGGTCCGGATCCCAGAAAGATCCAGTAACACCTTGCCCTCCGGGCAAAAAAAAACCCTGCCGGGCAGGGTTTTTTTAAGGCTCAGATCGACGCGACTACCATCTGGGCCGGCGTTCACGCTCGGGACGGGGACGGGCTTCGTTGACCTTCAGGGAACGTCCGCCGTAATCGGCGCCGTCCAGGGCGGCGATGGCTTCTTCAGCGCCGCTCTCCATTTCCACAAAACCAAATCCGCGGGCTCTGCCTGTCTCACGGTCGGAAATGAGTTTTACGTTTGCAACCTGGCCGTATGTTGCGAACAGCGTTTCCACGTCCTGCTCGGTGGCACTCCAGGGCAGGTTTCCGACATAAATGTTCTTCGACATGATGCACTTGTCTCCTGTAAAAAAACTGAAAAATCCAGGTTGAGTCTCCCATCGGATCTGTCGCGCCTTTGGGCCAAAACCCTTCCCGTCTCCTCGTACCACGCACCAACCGGAATGGTTGATACATGGCTATGGAAAATACGTATTTTAAAAAAAAGAGGCAAGAGTTTATTTAAATAGTTTCCTTGGAAATGACGTCTTTTTTCGTTCTTTTCAAGCGCGCCCGATTCCGGCATTTCCCCGGGAGCATTCTTCTTTTCCGCATTGAAAAAATTAACGATTTTCATTATCAATTACCAATGCCGACCAACTCTTCCCCTTCCGGCGTCATCTTCGCCATCAAGCGCTACGCCCTGCACGATGGGCCGGACCTGCGCGTGACCGTGTTCCTGAAGGGCTGCCCCCTGTCCTGCCTGTGGTGTCACAACCCCGAAGGCATTGCGGCGCCCCCCGGCATGCTCACCGTGCCGGACAAATGCGTCGGCTGCGGAGAATGCGTGGAAGCCTGCCCCCAAGGGGCTTTGAGCCCCGGCCCGGATGGCATGCTCAGAAACCAGGACGCCTGCACCGCTTGCGGCGTCTGCGCCGAAGTATGCCCGGCCTTGGCGCATGAAGCCGTAGGCAGAAAATGGACCGTACTCGAAGTCATGGCCGAGATCGAAAAAGAAACGCCCTTTTTCGCCGGAAATCAGGGAGGGGTGACGTTTTCCGGCGGAGAACCCCTGGCCCAGCCCGATTTTCTTGAAGCGCTGCTTGTGGCCTGCAAAGACTTGGACCTGCACCGCGCCGTGGACACCAGCGGTTTTGCCAGCGCCGCGACCATCTCGCGCATTGCGCGGCACACGGACCTTTTTCTCTTCGACCTGAAACACATGGACCCCATCGCGCATCGCCGCCTGACCGGGGTGGACAACGCCCTGATCCTGTCCAACCTGCGTCTGCTGGCGCGGTCCGGAGCACAGGTCGCGCTCAGGCTTCCGCTCATTCCGGGCATGAACGACGACGAAGAGAACATCCGCCGCACCGGCCTTTTGGCCTCTTCCCTGCCGGGCATCCGCAGTATCGACGTGCTCCCCTACCATGCCTCGGCCCGTGGGAAATACGCCAAGCTCGGCCAGCCCTATCCCGGAGAATCCATAAAACAGAACGATCCGGGCAACGTGGACCGGGCCGTGGACATTTTGCAGCAATGCGGGCTTGAAGTCCGCATCGGAGGATAGATGAACCAGAGAATTGAGCGCTTGCGTGAAGAAAGTTTCGCCGCTACGCCGTCCATCTCCATCGAGCGCGCCCTGCTCGAAACCGCGTTCTACCGCGAACACTACGGCAAACACTCCCTGCCCGTGCTGCGCGCCCTGGTCTTCAAAGACCTGTGCGAAAAAAAGACCATCTACCTTGGCGACGGCGAACTCATCGTCGGCGAGCGCGGCCCCCGGCCCAAATGCGTGCCGACCTTTCCGGAACTGACCTGTCACTCCGCGGAAGACCTGCGCGTGCTGGCCACCCGCCCCATGACGAGCTACCATGTGTCGGAGAACGATATCGCGACCTACGAACGCGAGGTCATCCCCTACTGGACGGGCCGCTCCATGCGCGAGCGCGTCTTTTCCCGGATTCCGGACGAATGGAGAACCGCCTATGAGGCCGGGCTCTTCACCGAATTCATGGAGCAGCGCGCGCCGGGCCACACCGCCCTCGACGGCACGATCTACGAAATGGGCCTGCTCGATTTCAAGCAGCGCATCGCCGAGCGTCTGACCCGCCTCGATTATTTAAGCGACCCCCTGGCCTCGGACCGGGCCGAACAGCTTCGCGCCATGGATATCGCCTGCGACGCGGCGGTCATCTTCGCCAACCGTCATGCCGACCTGGCCTGGGAACTGGCCAAGACCGAAGCGGATCCGGCACGCAAGGCCGAGCTGACCCGCATCGCCGAAGTCTGTCGGCACGTACCGGCCCATGCACCGCGCGACTTCTGGGAAGCCCTGCAAATGTACTGGTTCGTGCACCTGGGCACCATCACGGAGCTGAACGGCTGGGACGCCATGACTCCCGGGCACCTCGACCAGCACCTTGCCCCGTTCTACGCGCAGGGGCTGGCCGACGGCACCCTGACCCGCGAAGCCGCCAAGGAACTGCTCTGCTGCCTCTGGATCAAGGTCAACAACCATCCCGCCCCGCCCAAGGTCGGGGTCACGGCCAAGGAAAGCGGCACCTACAACGATTTCACCAACATCAATCTCGGGGGCCTCAGGCGCGACGGCTCCGACGGGGTCAGCGAACTGTCCTACCTCATCCTCGAAGTGGTCGATGAACTCAGGCTCCTGCAACCGCAGACCAGCGTGCACATCAGCCAGAAGACCCCGGACCGCTTCCTGAAAGCCGCCGCCCAAGTCATCAGAAACGGCTACGGCTACCCCTCGATCTTCAACACCGACGCCGTTGTCATGGAGCAGATGCGTGTGGGCAAGACCGTGGAGGACGCCCGCGAGGGCGGCTGCTCCGGCTGCATCGAAACCGGGGCCTTCGGCAAGGAAGCCTACATCCTGACCGGCTACCTGAACGTGCCCAAAATTCTGGAACTGGCCTTGAACAACGGCCGCGACCAACTGACCGGCAAACAGGTCGGCCCCCGGACCGGCGAGCCCGAAAGCTTCGCCACCTTCGACGACCTCTATGCCGCCTTCACCCGTCAGCTCGACTGGGTGGTGGACCTCAAGATCCGCGTC is a genomic window of Desulfomicrobium baculatum DSM 4028 containing:
- a CDS encoding glycyl-radical enzyme activating protein — encoded protein: MPTNSSPSGVIFAIKRYALHDGPDLRVTVFLKGCPLSCLWCHNPEGIAAPPGMLTVPDKCVGCGECVEACPQGALSPGPDGMLRNQDACTACGVCAEVCPALAHEAVGRKWTVLEVMAEIEKETPFFAGNQGGVTFSGGEPLAQPDFLEALLVACKDLDLHRAVDTSGFASAATISRIARHTDLFLFDLKHMDPIAHRRLTGVDNALILSNLRLLARSGAQVALRLPLIPGMNDDEENIRRTGLLASSLPGIRSIDVLPYHASARGKYAKLGQPYPGESIKQNDPGNVDRAVDILQQCGLEVRIGG
- the hypD gene encoding trans-4-hydroxy-L-proline dehydratase: MNQRIERLREESFAATPSISIERALLETAFYREHYGKHSLPVLRALVFKDLCEKKTIYLGDGELIVGERGPRPKCVPTFPELTCHSAEDLRVLATRPMTSYHVSENDIATYEREVIPYWTGRSMRERVFSRIPDEWRTAYEAGLFTEFMEQRAPGHTALDGTIYEMGLLDFKQRIAERLTRLDYLSDPLASDRAEQLRAMDIACDAAVIFANRHADLAWELAKTEADPARKAELTRIAEVCRHVPAHAPRDFWEALQMYWFVHLGTITELNGWDAMTPGHLDQHLAPFYAQGLADGTLTREAAKELLCCLWIKVNNHPAPPKVGVTAKESGTYNDFTNINLGGLRRDGSDGVSELSYLILEVVDELRLLQPQTSVHISQKTPDRFLKAAAQVIRNGYGYPSIFNTDAVVMEQMRVGKTVEDAREGGCSGCIETGAFGKEAYILTGYLNVPKILELALNNGRDQLTGKQVGPRTGEPESFATFDDLYAAFTRQLDWVVDLKIRVNNYIERMYAAHSPAPFLSTVIHDCIEKGLDYYNGGPRYNTNYIQCCGIGTVTDSLSAIKTHVFDAGSVSIGQLASALRANFHASEALRLKLWNKTPFFGNDDDRADDIMRRVYDSLFAAIDGRPNTKGTGYHLNMLSTTCHVYFGKMLGASANGRLAHLPESDGTSPSHGADRNGPTAVVKSLSKMDQIKSGGTLLNQRFLPGVLKSDQDLDKLAQLVRTYFRLGGHHIQFNVVDTATLREAQANPAEHRNLLVRVAGYSDYFVDLDLDHQEEIIRRTEQEMA
- a CDS encoding efflux RND transporter permease subunit, with amino-acid sequence MRQKIQHGAIAWMASNPVAANLIMLLCLVGGLIMASQIKQEVFPEFESEIVTVSVVYPGASPEEVEKGIVLAIEERVTGLDGIKKVTSSSTEGVGTVTIEALEGTDMERLAQDVKGEVDRISSFPEDTETPKVVVASNQRRTLSIAVYGDLQESVLREMAETVRDELLQDPEITRIDLSGARDLEIGIEISQDTLRAHGLTLREVAEIIGNSALELPGGSVKTAQGEILVRVKDRRELGKEFAGLPIISTPEGSVVRLEDLGRITDGFEDTDLYALYNNQPAILLDIYRVGDQTPISVSDAVKRHMERLNQILPPGVHIAKRNDSSDIFRQRMDLLTRNGLMGLCLVFVLLALFLEIRLAFWVSMGIPISIMGSFLILPGLGVSFNMISMFAFIITLGIVVDDAIVVGENIYQYREQGLSPLKAATNGAREVVMPVTFSVLTNVVAFLPMLFVPGVLGRVFGVLPAVVVSVFIISLVESLFVLPSHLGHLKSGGRSWLSFVHKWQGKFSTWFMHMVNTVISPLLMLTIRLRYLTVALAVAVLVATMGYVASGRMGIVMFPKVESDYAYVELAMPFGSPVARTEAAIERMVRIAGDLARENGGAELVEGIFSQVGTSSGGHQGSVRVFLTPPEQRTLSTTEFTNQWRERVGDIAGAEYLKFESDRGGPGSGAALTIELSHRSTQVLEKAGEDLAKELGAYAQVSDIDDGFSAGKTQLDFRIRPEGRSLGLTSQDVARQIRAAFFGAEALRQQRGRNEIKVMVRLPEGERISLQNIEDFLVRTPAGKSVLLREVADVSKGHSYTSIERRNGRRIISVTADVTPPSEAAAIINSVRDGFLPRLQDRYQGLEFSFEGKQADIKEGVGALLLGLGMGSLCIFALLAIPLRSYAQPLIIMTSIPFGVVGAIFGHLLMGYSLSLVSLFGIVALSGVVVNASLVLIDCANGKRRLGHSALSSIHQASLQRFRPILLTTVTTFGGLAPMIWETSRQARFLIPMALSLGFGIVFSTFITLGIVPSLYMILEDLKRFGRSLVK
- a CDS encoding RNA recognition motif domain-containing protein, which gives rise to MSKNIYVGNLPWSATEQDVETLFATYGQVANVKLISDRETGRARGFGFVEMESGAEEAIAALDGADYGGRSLKVNEARPRPERERRPRW